GTCGCCGTCAGGGATGCGTACCCTCCGACGACCATGTACTGGAAACCCTGCTCACCGGCCTCTGGAGCGACCGTCTCGACCGCGGCGGTATCGTCGCCGAGCGCGCCCGCGGTCGCCATTCGCCGGCGCTTTGATGTCCGCGAGTCGTTCTGGACGAGCTCACCGATACGGAGTGCGTGGAGTTGTCGGAGTGTCATGGGAGTTGGGCCAGGCCGTCGAGCGGGAGGTCGGAGATGTCCAGCGACTCCAGATCGTTTGGGAGGTCCATGTCGAACACGTCGATGCAGATGAGCGACTGCGAGAACGTCGAACTCTCGTCGCGCGCGGCCGTTAGATTCGGGTTCTCGAACATCACTGGAACGTAGTCACGGCTCATGATCCCTCCTGGAGCGTAGCCGCCCCACTTGAGACGGGCGGGTGTTCTGGAGTCCGGGGTGCTGTGCATCAAGTAGTTGTTCCAGACGTTGACCTTTTGCTCGCGATCTCCTCCCGTCACGGTTGCCTCGTCGGCTTCGGTCGGGTCTGGATCGCACCCCCACTGACCGTCTTCAGCACCCAACGAAACGAGGTCGATCTCGAAGTAGTGCTGTCCGCCACCGAGATCTTCATAGTAGCCCCGCCGAGCGGGCGTGTTTGATGCAGTGACCTCGTCGTAAAACTCCGAGATGATCGAGAGCGCCTGATCGAAGTTGTTGTTCAGGAACTGCTTGGTACGGACCCCTTCCGAAACGGTGCTCTTCCGAAACTCGAAAACTCCTGTTACCTCGCCGACAGTCGGGAACTGGGCATCGATCTCGAGGATGGGGTAGTCCTGCGCAGCCATCTATAGCCTCTCCAGTTGGCGCTCCAGTCGCCGTTCGAGGCGCTGGACCTCTTGCTCGACGATCCGTTCGACTTCTCGTTGCTCCGCCCCGACATCGATCTGGTTGTTGACGACGACCGATACACTACCCTCCCCCGCCCCGCCTGGAGCAGGGGTCGAGTCCGGCGACGTGTCCCCCGGCGCCTGGCGACGGTTCAGCTGTCTACTCAGTTGGGCCAGGTCGGCCCCACTCGGCGACCTCCCGACCGACCCAGCTGACACGTCGGAGCCACGGAGCCGGTCAAGACCGACAGAGACGACACCCGCAGTCGCGCCGAGCGCCGCGCCGCCCGTGGTTCCGATGGCTGCACCAGGGACGGCACCGACCCCACCAGCTCCGGCCCCGACGGCGGTCCCGGCTCCGAGGCCGGCCGTCGCACCGGCCATCGTCGACCTCTTGAGCGTCTCCGCTGGGTTGTCCCGCTGGGGCGTGGTCACGACCCCAGTCTGGGTGGCATTTGCCGGGGGCGGGGGGAGGTTGGACGTTGTTCCGGGGCGACCTCCCCGCGCGCCGTCTCCAGAGACGACGACACGGATCGGCCCAACATCTTCGACCGGGATTTCGGCTGAGGGCACGTCGACGGGCAGTGGGTCGACATGCTCGACAGGGAGCGGGTCAACGCTTTCGACTCCGAGCGGGCTGGGATCCTTCACCCCGAGCGTCGGCGTCTCCACTCCGAGCGGGCTGGGATCCTTCACGCCGAGCGTCGGCGTCTCCACGCCGAGCGGGGAGGGGTCGTCCACCTCCAGAACCGGCTGCTCGACCGAGAGCGTCGACGGCGTGTCCACGGGCAACGGGCCAACTTGCTCGACTTGGAGCGGGACCCAGTTGGGCTTCTCAACTGAGACGCTATTGTCACCGAAGATGGTGTCGAGGATTGTATCGGCACCGTCCGTTGCTGCTGCGGTCATGAGGGCCGAAGCCGCGGTTGTGAGAGATGTCGCAGAGCCGGTCAGCGCCGACGCGGCGCCCGTGAGTGCCCCCGCACCTGCCACGTCATCTCCGAGGTTGGTGATCGTCTCGAAGATTCCGCCGAACGGTCCTCCACCAGGGCCACCACCGCTACCAGTCCCCTGGCCACGTGCATCCAGAGCCTCCATGATCTCCCGCAGGTAGACGTTGCGGTCGTCGGCCAGCCGGAGGTTTTGGTCCCACGCTCGCTCCATCGATCGAAGCGCCTGCGTGGCTTCGTCGCGACCGCCGTCGGCGATCCCACCACCACGACCGCCCCCACGGACATCGACAGTGACGGGGTCGGCGGTGAGTGCCTCCTCCAAGTCGTCCCGGGCTTGCCGGAGACTCCGGTCGTCGAGCTTCGCGACAACCTCAGCAGTGGTCTCGAACTCAGTCATCGACGCCCCCAAGGGTTGTCAGTTGAAGCATAATAGGTAGGGCCTCCGAGAACAGCTCGAAGTCGCTCGCTGGCATCGCATCGATGTCGCGCGGACGGTGCCCGCACCACATGAGCACCGCGCGCGTCAACGCTACTCGTTCTCGTCGCTCGCCGCGTCCGCGACTCGCTGCGCGAATCCGTTTCCCTCAACCTCCGGCGTCGATAGCTCGTCGACGCGCTCCTCCAGCCAGTCGAACAGCTGTGGCTTCAGCTGGCTGACCGCAACGAGTGTCTCATCGAAGTTGGCGTCATCATCGAGGAAGTCTGCGTCCTCGACGGCGGTCGCGACGCGATAGAGTCGCTGGATGTCCGTCCCGTTGGGGACATCCAGCTCCGCCGTGTCGGCTTCTGCCCGCGCACCAGCTCGTAGATGCGTGCCAGCAGTGAGCTCCGACAACGTCACCGACTCGATCGGGTCGCGCTCACGTTCGTCGCCGTCCTCGTCCTCGTTGAGCGCCCACATCAGGCCCTTGTACTGGCGTTCGAGTTGCTTGCCGCGGCGGGCCTTGCGCTGGATGAGTGGGTTGCCGTCCTCGAACTCGGCGATTTTCTCGGCGAGTTCATCCTGGCGATTGCTGTTTTGCCTTGCTTCGTCCCGAAGATCGTAGGTTTCTGTCCTGGGCATGTTATCAGGCCACCGTCACCGCGTCCTCGCCGCCGACGTTCCACTGGACGTTCTCGGTCGTGTCTGTGTCGCCGGCGATGAGGTCCGACCACTCGTACGTGGCCGGCGTGACCGTCTGCAGGTTGTACGTCGAGATGACCGTCCCGTTGTTCTTGATCGTCGCCGTCGCCGCGACGCCGTCGAGGCGGTCCTGCGTGCTCGTCGCGTCGGCGCCGCCGAGGGCCCGCTCCAACCGGTTCGGTCCCGAGTAGATGCCTGTCGACTCCAGCGACGCCTCGGGCTGGGCGATAACGGCGTCGGCGGGCGTCGGGTTGCCGTCGCGTTGGAACCGCGCGATGTTCGAGATGGAGAGCGACGACGACTGGAGCATCGGGATCGAGGTCGTGTCGATCGAGAGGTCGAAGTCCTGGGCGGCGGCGTGGCTACCCTCGCTCGCCTGGGTCACGCTCGATGGCGTGATGGACGTGTTCGTGCTTTCAGCGCCGTAGATGCCCGAAAGCGTGTACCGGACCTTACCGTCCTGCGTGTAGTCGAACGGGGTAAAGTCGACGGGGATGAATCCCTCCAGGACACGTTCGGTCGTGCCGTCGAGGTAGTCGATCCCGGCGTAGATCTTCGCGGACTGCGGCCGGCCGGCGACGATCGCCTTGTTGCCCGAGCCGTCGGTGTCGTTGAAGACGATGTCCTCAACCTTCGGGAAGACGTCGGCGTTGATGACCGCCTCGACACCGAACGCACCCTCGAAGTTGTCCTTCACGCTCTCGACTGACCAGACGCTGTCGGGCTCGTGCATCCGCTGGAGCATGTTGTCCAGCGAGACATCCTGCTCGGTGGGGTCGCGGCCGAACGCGTAGTAGTCGGCGTTCCCGTCGCTGTCGCCGTCGGTGACGCTCCCGAGGAACGTATCCTCGAAGCCGAAAGCCAGACTCGCCGCGCCGGCGCCGGTCATACTGTACCTCCGTTGTTACTGTGGGTCATCATGATGAATCCTGAAAACTGCCGCGTGGTGCCCTCGACGCCGGCCGCGGCGACCGGGTGCGTCATCGGGGATGGAGTTCTTACCGGCTACAGAAGTGTGAACCGGCCGCTAAGTCCGTGCGTAAGACTGATCACTCGGGACTCAGTGACGGGATACCCGTCGACTGACGGATCGCGGCTTGCTGTTCCAGATAATCTGTCCAAGTTATAACCTCGATTTGGTCGTCCTTGCCGTCGAGATACGACATCATCGACGCGAAGTCAGATTGTGTCGTGCTTGGTGGATGGATGTTAAAGACGGTCGTATAGTTGTACGTAATCGCCCTGTCGACTATGCTCTCGAACTCAGAGACCGCCGGGTCCGACGTAGACCGATGGACGAAGGGGTTAATCGTGTTCGGCGGGATGGTTTTGAGATTGCCCGATCCGACAGTGCGGCCGAGCATATGGTAGTCTGACGCAACGTCGATGACCGTCTCATCATAGTTGCCATAGGGGTAGTGGATAAACCTCGCCCCGTCGTGGAAGCCATTGTTTAGGAGCCAGTCGCGGCTCTTGCGGATGTCCTCCCGCAGGTCGCTATCGGACAGCGTTGTGAGGTCGTTGTGTCCCCATCCCTCGGAGCACATATCCCAGTCTTTAGACTGCAACTCGCGCATTTGCGAGAGGTCCATCCGACCTGAGTCCCCGATCTCGCCAACGATATGCGAGATGCAACCGCGGAAGCCGTACTTATCCATCTCGGGGTAAAAATCCGTGTAGTTGCCAATGTCCCCGTCGTCAAATGTCAGGATAACCTGCGGGGTCGCGGGTCGCTCCCATATCTGCAAGTGGTCAACCCTCATATCAATATCATCATCAGTGAGGATGATAGAGAGCGCGCCAATGTTGTCGATAGATGGGCTGCCGCTAATATTGTCGATCCCAACGTTGAGTCGGAGCCACCCCATCTCAGGAGAGATCTTTTGCTGACACCAAAAGTAATTGAAAATGTCGTTGTAGTCTCTGAGGAGGATGGCCGCCCTCGTCGTCCCAGCTCCATCGGGGATTTTGATTGTCGCGGAGAGGTTGATGTTGGTCCAGTCCTGCCCCGACCCGAGCGTGTCGGTCATGTCAAGGCGCATCTCTGCACTCTCGCCCGTGTTCGGCTCAACGAGCGCAGACTGCGGCTCCCGTAGAAATTCGCTCGTGTCTGCTGTGAGACTCCCTTTTGGGTTGGACCAGTTAGAGAGGTCTGAGAGATTGTCGTAGACACGGCCAACAGATTGATAGCGAGATGCTGACCGTCGCTGATGCTCTAAAATGCTGGCGCGTTTGGTGACTGTGTCCTCTGCATTGACCACATTCGCATCGGCCGTATCGGCGTAGACATCAGACCGGTTCGTGTCCGTCCCGATCTGCACGCCGGTGATCGGCCCCGACAGCGAGATCGTCAGCGCGTCGTTGCCGTCGTCGTAGTTCCAGGCCAGATTCGAGCTTGAGCTCAGCAGCGCCGCGACCGCATCCTCAACCTCCTCCTCGTTGAGCGCCGACGTGTCGACGGTCAGCTGGTCGTTGGCGTCGTTGTACGTGGTCGAGACGTTCGTCCCACCAGTCACCAGCCCGGCGACCCAGTCCTCGATGGTCTCTTCCTGGACAGCGATGCTGTCCGCACCATCGTCGTGGACCAGCCCAGCCCCGGCCATCCCGCCGGCGAGATCGCGGACCTGCTCGTCGGTCCGGTGGTCTCCTGTGGAGACGTTCGCGAGGTTGTCATGGCTGATGGCCGACTCGTCGACAGCGATCGTCAGCTGGTCGTTGTCGTCATCGTAGCTGGCGGTGAGCGCGTTCCCTGCCGTCACGAGGGCGTTGACCGTGTCCTCAACCTCCTCCTCGTCGAGTGCCGTTGTGTCGAGGGTGAGTGTGTCGTTGCCGTCGTCGTACGTCCAGGACAGCTTGTCGCCGCTGCCGACCAGCGCCGCGACGATGTCCTTGACGGCCTCGTCAGTGGGACGAGCGTCAAGCAGGTCGTCGATGTCCTCGAACGCCGCGCCGTAGAGCTCGGCCCACGTCGGCGAGCCAGAGTCGTAGCCCTGCGCGGGGTACTCGATGCCGTGCGAGTCGGTTGTGTTGGTATTGTCGTTTGCCATGGTACTGAAAAACGGCTGTGCCGGTGGTCTGGAAGCGCCTCAGGGGAGTTCCTCGTAGCCGCGGAACTGAACGTCGACATCGTAGCGGTAGTAGTCGCCGTAGTTGCTCGACTGCGGTGCTGGGTTGACGAGCTGGAGATCCGTGTAGGAGACGTCCGGGCGACCGACCGCTGGCCACGTTCGCTCGCGCAGTAGTGCTCGCCGGACCGTCGCGACCAGCGACGACCACGGCGCACCGTCGCTTCCATCGGGGTCGATGTGGCCCCACTCGCTGTGGTGCAGGCCAGCGATACGCAGCCCGACGATCGCCTCGACAGCGTGATCGTACTCGGTCCCGACGACAGACGTCATGTAGTCAGCCAGTGATGCCCCGACGATGTTCGCGTTCTGGAGTTCCGCCGTGTGCGACCGGACGCCCTGCTCGAGGAGCTGCGACTCGTCGCGGTCGACGCGCTCGAGTGGCGGCCCCTCGCCGGCGCCGCCGACGCCTGCCGACAGCGCGCCAGCGCCGTAGTACTCGTCGATGCGCTGGAGCACCCACTGGACTTCCGGCGCGCTCATTGGAGCCACCACCCGACTAAGAAGAACACAGCACCTGTCACCAGCGCGGCTGGCCCCCCGACTGGGGTTGGGAGGCTGCCAGCGAAGCCACCGATCATCATCCCGAGCCCAACGAGCTGGTAGTGCTCAGGAAGTTCGACCGTCATACTCGTCGACCCCCGAGGTGGTTAGTCACTGTCCAACCTCCCGACGGAGCCAGTTGAGTGAGTCGCGCACGGCGCGAGACTCGGGGATCCCGCCCGTCTCGCTGCCCCACTCGACCGACTCGGTCCGGACCCACTGGTCGATCTGCTCGTAGTAGAAGTGCAGCAACGGGTCGCCCTCGATCGTGTGTGGGCTGACCCCGTACTCGTAGAACATCGGGAGGTCGCCCTCCCACGACCACTCGACGTGGACCGAGGTCCGGTCGCGGGTGGCGTCGACGCCGGTGAAGGTGTCGGGAAAGAACCCGAGGTCGT
The window above is part of the Halosimplex rubrum genome. Proteins encoded here:
- a CDS encoding polysaccharide deacetylase family protein, with translation MANDNTNTTDSHGIEYPAQGYDSGSPTWAELYGAAFEDIDDLLDARPTDEAVKDIVAALVGSGDKLSWTYDDGNDTLTLDTTALDEEEVEDTVNALVTAGNALTASYDDDNDQLTIAVDESAISHDNLANVSTGDHRTDEQVRDLAGGMAGAGLVHDDGADSIAVQEETIEDWVAGLVTGGTNVSTTYNDANDQLTVDTSALNEEEVEDAVAALLSSSSNLAWNYDDGNDALTISLSGPITGVQIGTDTNRSDVYADTADANVVNAEDTVTKRASILEHQRRSASRYQSVGRVYDNLSDLSNWSNPKGSLTADTSEFLREPQSALVEPNTGESAEMRLDMTDTLGSGQDWTNINLSATIKIPDGAGTTRAAILLRDYNDIFNYFWCQQKISPEMGWLRLNVGIDNISGSPSIDNIGALSIILTDDDIDMRVDHLQIWERPATPQVILTFDDGDIGNYTDFYPEMDKYGFRGCISHIVGEIGDSGRMDLSQMRELQSKDWDMCSEGWGHNDLTTLSDSDLREDIRKSRDWLLNNGFHDGARFIHYPYGNYDETVIDVASDYHMLGRTVGSGNLKTIPPNTINPFVHRSTSDPAVSEFESIVDRAITYNYTTVFNIHPPSTTQSDFASMMSYLDGKDDQIEVITWTDYLEQQAAIRQSTGIPSLSPE